The following proteins are encoded in a genomic region of Lachnospiraceae bacterium KM106-2:
- a CDS encoding ATP synthase F0 sector subunit c, whose protein sequence is MNGITGQDLIAACSAIGAGIAMIAGVGPGIGQGYAAGQGAAAVGRNPGARGNIMSTMLLGQAVAETTGLYGFAVAIILLFANPLL, encoded by the coding sequence ATGAATGGAATTACAGGACAAGATTTAATCGCAGCATGCTCAGCAATTGGCGCTGGTATCGCCATGATCGCAGGTGTAGGACCTGGTATCGGACAAGGTTACGCAGCAGGACAAGGTGCCGCAGCAGTAGGTCGTAACCCAGGTGCAAGAGGTAACATCATGTCAACAATGCTTTTAGGTCAAGCCGTAGCCGAGACTACTGGTCTTTATGGTTTCGCCGTAGCAATTATCTTATTATTCGCTAACCCACTTTTGTAA
- a CDS encoding ATP synthase F0 sector subunit b gives MSGMPIGILESAVNDRIFGLDFQLIADTIILAIAVFFLFVLLSYLLFNPAREFLKKRQQFVASQLEDAAKDKEEAKAFKNEYDQKLKVVNKEAEEILSDARKKALKQETAIVNEAKEEAHVIKERAYKDIELEKSKVQNEVKQEMIDVASAMASKFVAASLDDAKQQQLIDEALNEMGDGTWQN, from the coding sequence GTGAGTGGTATGCCAATTGGAATATTAGAATCTGCGGTAAATGACCGTATTTTTGGTTTAGATTTTCAGTTAATTGCAGATACAATCATTCTTGCAATTGCTGTATTCTTTTTATTCGTTCTTCTATCCTACTTGCTATTTAATCCTGCAAGAGAATTTTTAAAGAAGCGTCAGCAGTTTGTTGCTAGTCAGTTAGAAGATGCAGCAAAAGATAAAGAAGAAGCGAAAGCTTTCAAAAATGAGTATGATCAAAAATTAAAAGTTGTGAATAAAGAAGCGGAAGAAATTCTAAGCGATGCAAGAAAGAAAGCATTGAAACAAGAAACAGCCATTGTCAACGAAGCAAAAGAAGAAGCGCATGTTATTAAAGAACGTGCTTACAAAGATATTGAACTTGAAAAGAGTAAAGTTCAAAACGAAGTAAAACAAGAAATGATTGATGTGGCTTCAGCGATGGCTTCTAAATTTGTAGCAGCTTCCTTAGATGATGCGAAACAGCAACAATTAATTGATGAAGCTTTAAATGAAATGGGTGATGGCACATGGCAAAATTAG
- a CDS encoding ATP synthase delta chain, producing MAKLVSKTYGEALFDLGVEENTLDVILEEIEVVKEAFEQNEDLSKFLNHPKITKEEKVSVIENIFKGRISDSVVGFLVIIVDKGRYNDIEAIFDYFIAKVREYHNIGVAFITSAVELSDQQKDQIEKKLLATTKYVQFEMHYAVDKSILGGLIIRIGDRVVDSSIRNQLRTMAKALA from the coding sequence ATGGCAAAATTAGTTTCTAAAACTTATGGTGAAGCTTTGTTTGACCTTGGTGTAGAAGAGAATACGCTCGATGTCATCCTCGAAGAAATTGAAGTTGTTAAAGAAGCATTTGAACAAAATGAGGATTTATCAAAATTTTTAAATCATCCGAAGATTACAAAGGAAGAAAAAGTTTCTGTCATTGAAAATATTTTCAAAGGTAGAATTTCGGATTCTGTAGTAGGCTTCTTGGTGATTATTGTTGATAAAGGTAGATATAATGATATTGAGGCAATATTTGATTATTTTATCGCTAAGGTAAGAGAGTATCACAATATTGGAGTTGCATTTATTACAAGTGCAGTTGAATTATCAGATCAACAAAAAGATCAAATTGAAAAGAAATTACTCGCAACAACAAAATATGTTCAGTTCGAAATGCATTATGCAGTGGATAAATCCATTCTTGGTGGATTAATCATCCGAATTGGAGATCGTGTTGTGGATAGTTCTATTAGAAATCAGCTGAGAACAATGGCGAAAGCCTTAGCTTAA
- a CDS encoding ATP synthase alpha chain, whose protein sequence is MNLRPEEISSVIKEQIKNYSTKLEVSDVGTVIQVGDGIVRIHGLENAMQGELLEFPNEIFGMVLNLEEDNVGAVLLGDAKNVNEGDTVKTTGRVVEVPVGDAMLGRVVNSLGQPIDGRGPIASTKYRAIERVASGVISRKSVDTPLQTGIKAIDAMVPIGRGQRELIIGDRQTGKTAIAIDTIINQKGQNVKCIYVAIGQKASTVANIVKTLEDNGAMDYTTIVAATASELAPLQYIAPYSGCAIGEEWMENGQDVLIVYDDLSKHATAYRTLSLLLKRPPGREAYPGDVFYLHSRLLERAARLSDELGGGSITALPIIETQAGDVSAYIPTNVISITDGQIYLETEMFNAGFRPAINAGLSVSRVGGSAQIKAMKKIAGPIRTELAQYRELASFAQFGSDLDAETKERLAQGERIKEMLKQPQYRPVAVENQVIIIYAAVNKYLLDIEVAKIQEFEKGLLEFIATKYPEVPTSIKETKVISDEMEQTLIKAITEFKKEFASK, encoded by the coding sequence ATGAATTTAAGACCGGAAGAAATTAGTTCTGTTATTAAAGAACAGATTAAAAACTACAGTACTAAACTTGAAGTATCTGATGTAGGTACTGTAATCCAGGTAGGTGATGGTATCGTTCGTATCCACGGACTTGAAAATGCCATGCAAGGTGAATTGTTAGAATTCCCAAATGAAATTTTCGGTATGGTACTTAACTTAGAGGAAGACAATGTTGGTGCAGTATTACTTGGTGACGCGAAAAACGTTAACGAAGGCGATACAGTAAAAACAACAGGTAGAGTAGTTGAGGTACCAGTTGGTGATGCTATGTTAGGACGTGTTGTCAATTCTTTAGGACAACCAATCGATGGTAGAGGACCTATTGCGTCCACTAAATATCGTGCAATCGAACGTGTAGCATCAGGTGTTATTTCTAGAAAATCAGTAGATACACCATTACAAACAGGTATTAAGGCAATCGATGCCATGGTGCCAATCGGTAGAGGACAACGTGAGTTGATCATCGGTGACCGTCAGACTGGTAAAACAGCCATCGCAATTGATACTATCATTAACCAAAAAGGCCAAAACGTAAAATGTATTTACGTTGCAATCGGTCAAAAAGCTTCTACTGTTGCAAACATTGTTAAGACATTAGAAGATAATGGTGCAATGGATTATACAACAATCGTAGCAGCTACAGCAAGTGAGCTTGCTCCATTACAATATATCGCTCCATATTCTGGTTGTGCAATCGGTGAAGAGTGGATGGAAAATGGCCAAGATGTATTGATCGTATACGATGATTTAAGTAAACATGCTACTGCATATCGTACACTTTCCTTACTTCTTAAGAGACCACCTGGTCGTGAAGCTTACCCTGGTGATGTATTCTACTTACATTCCAGATTGTTAGAACGTGCAGCAAGATTATCCGATGAACTTGGCGGAGGATCTATTACAGCACTTCCAATTATTGAAACACAAGCTGGTGACGTATCTGCATACATCCCAACTAATGTTATCTCCATCACTGATGGTCAGATCTACCTTGAAACAGAAATGTTTAACGCTGGTTTCAGACCTGCAATCAATGCCGGTTTATCTGTATCCCGTGTAGGTGGTTCTGCACAGATCAAAGCGATGAAGAAAATTGCAGGTCCTATCCGTACAGAGCTTGCTCAGTACCGTGAACTTGCATCTTTTGCTCAGTTTGGTTCTGACCTTGATGCTGAGACAAAAGAAAGACTTGCTCAAGGTGAACGTATTAAGGAAATGTTAAAACAGCCTCAATACAGACCAGTAGCAGTTGAAAATCAAGTTATTATTATCTATGCTGCAGTAAATAAATATCTTTTAGATATTGAAGTAGCTAAGATCCAAGAGTTTGAAAAAGGATTATTAGAATTTATCGCAACAAAATATCCTGAAGTTCCTACATCAATCAAGGAAACTAAGGTTATCAGCGATGAAATGGAACAAACTCTTATTAAAGCAATTACTGAATTCAAAAAAGAATTTGCAAGTAAATAG